In a genomic window of Pseudoliparis swirei isolate HS2019 ecotype Mariana Trench chromosome 20, NWPU_hadal_v1, whole genome shotgun sequence:
- the actmap gene encoding actin maturation protease — protein sequence MSGECLLSPPPPPPLPPPGPPPPPASSPKKKLYQTIASGRSPVEGNHTEARLLLSQRESSFRKDLQWILVNTYVPSLIQDGPQCGLVALWMSAHLRKPQLSIDMGTVVQTALSRGYSAQGEMFSADNMALLAEEVCGCEAELLSGGLSGNNAAAIITHLWGRQPVLIPYDEDYNHEPCQRSGHRAHWAVASGVLLAVDQGTVSREHTQPDAALPWLDLAGDGSPPCPVGSAAVREVFVLAKQGKSLRYQLWSLDSIARSNEQLRTMDPQRASDGTQYVVPQGGVEAGLAGRAVMLHTRTEKR from the exons ATGTCCGGAGAGTGCCTcctgtcacctcctcctcctcctcctcttcctccaccaggtccaccacctcctccagcctcctccCCAAAGAAGAAGCTGTATCAGACTATAGCCAGTGGCAGAAGTCCTGTGGAGGGGAACCACACAGAGGCCCGCTTACTgctcagtcagagagagagcag TTTTAGGAAGGACCTGCAGTGGATACTGGTGAACACATACGTGCCCTCCCTCATCCAAGATGGCCCACA GTGCGGCCTGGTGGCGTTGTGGATGTCCGCTCACCTTCGAAAGCCACAGCTGAGCATCGACATGGGAACTGTTGTCCAGACGGCGCTGAGCAGGGGGTACTCGGCACAGGGGGAAATGTTTTCAG cTGACAACATGGCCCTGCTGGCTGAGGAGGTTTGTGGCTGTGAGGCAGAGCTGCTGTCGGGGGGTTTAAGTGGTAATAACGCGGCAGCCATCATCACGCACCTGTGGGGGAGACAGCCGGTTCTCATCCC ATATGATGAGGACTACAACCATGAGCCGTGCCAGCGGAGCGGCCACAGGGCGCACTGGGCAGTCGCTTCAG GTGTGCTCCTCGCTGTGGACCAGGGGACCGTGAGCAGAGAGCACACCCAGCCCGATGCCGCTCTGCCCTGGCTCGACCTCGCCGGAGACGGCAGCCCTCCGTGTCCCGTCGGCAGCGCGGCAGTCAGAGAGGTTTTCGTCCTGGCGAAGCAGGGCAAGAGCCTGCGCTACCAGCTGTGGAGTTTGGACAGCATAGCTCGGAGCAACGAGCAGCTGAGGACGATGGACCCTCAGAGAGCCAGTGACGGGACCCAGTACGTGGTTCCTCAGGGAGGGGTGGAGGCCGGGCTGGCTGGACGGGCGGTGATGCTCCACACAAGGACGGAGAAGCGGTAA
- the snrpa gene encoding U1 small nuclear ribonucleoprotein A gives MDLPDVRLNHTIYINNLNEKIKKDELKKSLYAIFSQFGQILDILVARNMKMKGQAFVIFKEVNSASNALRSMQGFPFYDKPMRIQYAKIDSDIIAKMKGTFVERDRKKKEKKVKGADAGTSKKGLPGAVPIVALPGSVPGMPPMSPAPRMLHMPGQPPYMPPPGMMPPPGMGQMLPGGMPGQIMPGQMHMPQQIAENPPNHILFLTNLPEETNELMLSMLFNQFPGFKEVRLVPGRHDIAFVEFENEVQAGAARDALQGFKITQTNAMKISFAKK, from the exons ATGGACCTTCCGGACGTACGGCTCAATCATACAATCTACATTAACAATTTGAATGAGAAAATCAAGAAAGAtg AGTTGAAGAAGTCGTTGTACGCCATCTTCTCCCAGTTTGGACAGATTTTGGACATCTTGGTCGCACGAAACATGAAGATGAAGGGTCAGGCCTTTGTTATTTTCAAAGAGGTTAACAGTGCTTCCAATGCTCTGAGATCCATGCAGGGATTTCCTTTTTACGACAAACCTATG CGTATCCAGTATGCCAAGATAGACTCAGACATCATAGCTAAAATGAAGGGGACTTTTGTGGAGCGTGATcgtaaaaagaaggagaagaaggtcaAAGGAGCAGATGCAGGGACCTCTAAGAAGGGTCTACCAGGAGCTGTTCCCATTGTTGCGCTGCCTGGTTCCGTGCCT GGAATGCCTCCCATGAGCCCGGCTCCCCGTATGTTGCACATGCCGGGCCAGCCGCCTTATATGCCTCCTCCTGGCATGATGCCTCCTCCAGGGATGGGTCAGATGCTCCCTGGTGGCATGCCTGGCCAGATCATGCCAGGACAGATGCACATGCCCCAACAA ATTGCAGAAAATCCTCCCAATcacatcctcttcctcaccaaCCTGCCAGAGGAGACAAACGAACTCATGCTCTCAATGCTCTTCAACCA GTTCCCCGGGTTCAAGGAAGTGCGTCTGGTCCCTGGTCGTCACGACATCGCGTTCGTGGAATTTGAGAACGAGGTGCAAGCCGGAGCTGCACGTGACGCACTACAAGGCTTTAAGATTACACAAACGAACGCCATGAAGATCTCGTTTGCTAAGAAATAA